One Leisingera sp. M658 genomic window carries:
- a CDS encoding entericidin produces MRIVLALFALAGLAACETTEGFGRDVSNLGNEITEESQEAQ; encoded by the coding sequence ATGCGCATCGTTCTCGCACTATTCGCACTGGCCGGCTTGGCCGCCTGTGAAACCACCGAAGGCTTTGGCAGGGACGTGTCGAACCTGGGCAACGAAATCACCGAAGAATCCCAAGAAGCACAGTAG
- a CDS encoding RNA polymerase sigma factor — protein sequence MTADPRDELTEHLGALRAFALSLTRNSATADDLVQDTLIKAWTNIDKFKTGTNMRAWLFTILRNTFYSLRRKRKREVEDADGSLALALASKPDHDGRLNMRDFMQAFDQLPDTQREALTLVGAGGFSYEEAAETCGVAVGTIKSRVGRARASLADLLHLKDDEALELTDSVTAGILSKTPAA from the coding sequence ATGACAGCTGATCCGCGCGATGAGTTGACCGAGCATCTCGGCGCGCTGCGCGCCTTTGCGCTCAGTCTCACCCGGAATTCCGCAACCGCCGATGATCTGGTGCAGGACACGCTGATTAAGGCTTGGACCAACATCGACAAGTTCAAAACCGGCACCAACATGCGGGCTTGGCTGTTTACCATTCTGCGCAATACTTTCTATTCGCTGCGCCGCAAGCGCAAGCGCGAGGTAGAAGATGCCGACGGATCGCTGGCTTTGGCACTGGCCTCCAAGCCCGATCACGACGGCCGCCTGAACATGCGCGACTTTATGCAGGCCTTCGATCAGCTGCCTGACACCCAGCGCGAAGCGCTGACCCTGGTGGGTGCAGGCGGATTTTCCTATGAGGAAGCCGCCGAAACCTGCGGAGTCGCGGTCGGCACGATCAAAAGCCGCGTCGGGCGCGCCCGTGCATCCCTTGCGGATCTGCTGCACCTGAAAGATGACGAGGCACTGGAGCTGACCGACAGTGTAACAGCCGGGATTCTATCGAAGACCCCCGCTGCCTGA
- a CDS encoding DUF1328 domain-containing protein: MLGWAITFLIVALVAAVLGFSGIAGASAGIAQILFVIFLVLFVLSIIVRLLKG; the protein is encoded by the coding sequence ATGCTTGGTTGGGCAATCACGTTTCTCATCGTGGCACTCGTCGCCGCAGTTCTTGGATTCAGCGGCATCGCGGGCGCATCCGCCGGGATCGCACAGATCCTCTTTGTGATTTTCCTGGTGCTCTTTGTCCTCTCGATCATTGTCCGCCTCTTAAAAGGCTGA
- a CDS encoding NepR family anti-sigma factor — protein MANLKHQQQVPRAADHIDRNLKKAFDELAAEPLPERFTDLLEQLRKAELHKKDIQ, from the coding sequence ATGGCAAACCTAAAACACCAACAGCAAGTGCCCCGTGCTGCGGACCATATCGACCGCAATTTGAAGAAGGCCTTTGACGAACTGGCAGCGGAACCGCTGCCCGAGCGGTTCACCGATCTGCTTGAGCAGCTGCGCAAAGCTGAGCTTCATAAGAAGGACATCCAATGA
- a CDS encoding Crp/Fnr family transcriptional regulator, translating into MTTKCENCPLRRQSLFLEFSPEEADFMQRFKTGEMQAGPGTHLLTQGEKSPQLFTALSGMGLKYKMLSDGSRQVVGFVMPGDFLGLQAGVMGEMGHSVEAVTDMTLCVFNRAGIWDLFTSHPERAFAIAHLAAVEEHFLGDALAAVGQRPAYEKIAWAMARFFHRAEGTGQVRKNSAPLPYTQQDFADALGLSLVHTNKQLAELRKNGVLSWQQGTLTIHDMEKLEKLAGEESHVRERPLV; encoded by the coding sequence ATGACAACCAAATGCGAAAACTGCCCGCTGCGCAGGCAGTCCCTGTTCCTGGAATTCTCGCCGGAAGAGGCCGACTTCATGCAGCGCTTCAAGACTGGCGAAATGCAGGCAGGCCCCGGAACCCACCTGCTGACCCAGGGGGAAAAATCACCGCAATTGTTCACCGCCCTGTCTGGCATGGGGCTGAAGTACAAGATGCTCAGCGATGGCAGCCGCCAGGTGGTCGGCTTTGTGATGCCCGGGGATTTCCTGGGCCTGCAGGCCGGGGTGATGGGGGAAATGGGCCACTCGGTCGAGGCGGTGACGGATATGACGCTCTGCGTGTTCAACCGGGCCGGCATCTGGGATCTGTTTACCTCCCACCCCGAACGCGCCTTTGCTATTGCCCATCTGGCTGCGGTCGAGGAGCATTTCCTGGGTGATGCGCTGGCCGCAGTCGGGCAGCGCCCGGCCTATGAGAAGATCGCCTGGGCAATGGCCCGTTTCTTTCACCGCGCGGAAGGTACTGGTCAGGTTCGTAAGAATTCGGCGCCCCTTCCCTATACCCAGCAGGATTTTGCGGACGCTTTGGGCCTTTCTCTTGTCCACACCAACAAACAACTTGCCGAATTGCGCAAGAATGGCGTCCTGAGCTGGCAGCAAGGTACGCTGACGATCCATGATATGGAAAAGCTGGAAAAGCTGGCGGGTGAGGAAAGCCATGTCCGTGAACGCCCGCTGGTCTGA
- a CDS encoding MgtC/SapB family protein, with product MDIFAGVGSLSTQLDWALRLDWALRLAVALAGGALLGLDRELRHRRVGIRTYMMVSLGAAAFVILGLEFGRQMQAEGLSSDPTRVAQGLMGAIGFIGAGAIIKGDKRVGGITTAASIWVAGAVGMAAGLGFTVMAFLTAGLAAVLLSVSRLMTHRGADDRPDIK from the coding sequence ATGGACATATTCGCAGGCGTAGGAAGCCTTTCAACACAGCTGGACTGGGCCTTACGGCTGGACTGGGCATTGCGACTGGCCGTTGCCTTGGCAGGCGGTGCGCTGCTGGGGCTGGACCGGGAGTTGCGCCACCGCCGGGTTGGCATCCGCACCTACATGATGGTTTCGCTTGGTGCGGCCGCTTTTGTTATCTTGGGTCTGGAATTCGGCCGTCAGATGCAGGCCGAGGGCCTGTCTTCCGATCCGACCCGCGTGGCCCAGGGGCTGATGGGCGCTATAGGCTTTATTGGCGCGGGGGCGATCATCAAAGGTGACAAGCGGGTCGGCGGCATCACCACGGCAGCCAGCATTTGGGTTGCCGGAGCGGTTGGAATGGCGGCGGGCCTCGGCTTCACTGTGATGGCTTTTCTCACGGCGGGGCTGGCGGCCGTGCTTCTGTCGGTCAGCCGTTTAATGACACACCGTGGCGCAGATGACCGGCCTGACATCAAATGA
- a CDS encoding phage holin family protein: MARHDLRQAPDMFLEALRHFTALLRSEAELAKSELKENAARAGTGLACFAIAALVALAGLHVLAAALVAWIASAGLSAGWAALIVGGGLIAIALGLLLFGKSRLSSEALLPSRTISNVKKDAASIKEAANARY, translated from the coding sequence ATGGCACGTCATGATCTGCGCCAAGCACCGGATATGTTCCTGGAAGCTCTCCGGCATTTCACAGCACTGCTGCGCAGTGAGGCGGAGCTTGCCAAAAGCGAGCTGAAGGAGAATGCCGCCCGCGCCGGAACCGGGCTGGCTTGTTTCGCCATTGCCGCTCTGGTGGCGCTGGCGGGACTGCATGTGCTTGCGGCAGCGCTGGTCGCCTGGATCGCATCCGCAGGCCTGTCCGCCGGATGGGCTGCGCTGATCGTCGGCGGAGGGCTGATCGCCATTGCCCTTGGTCTGTTGCTGTTCGGCAAGTCGCGGCTCAGCAGCGAGGCGCTGCTGCCATCACGCACCATCAGCAATGTTAAAAAAGATGCCGCCAGCATCAAGGAGGCCGCAAATGCCCGCTACTGA
- a CDS encoding sensor histidine kinase has translation MINVPRLQAGSLLVRLAALMTFALLPLGLIALYQTNAVVAEANRLSHASLLAHTQQAAAKERELLQRAGGATEGLAAAILPVFGSGDRCANLMKAFIQGQNPFTFAAFITPGGSMECTSDGSIGDVSETWLFLKARKAARLSFAAGQDILGGGGPQLVATSPVQRDGILLGYVSIAVPHQLTKSLSGTKWAEQGIRFVTLDAQGEILSASVPEQQAAQSLPVSVPRRELLQRSGDTFFEDARSGQERFFAVSEILPGQVSVVGSWPVENAMTVSASPTSWMTLAFPVLMWLAGISVAVLGLQQMVIRHLSALRRAMRRYALGERDDPSLKLSSPPREFEEARLSFNRMVAILSEAERRRELDLEEKTMLLREVHHRVKNNLQLVASIMNMQGRNAQTPEARRMLAQLQRRVRGLATIHRSLNTNPDVSTVDSRELINELIAEIGTMNAGTGQDVAIETNLAQMPLSQDQGVTLSMLVSEAMTNAVKYIGVPDGGRPEISVSLRETAKNWLELELTNTKGQPLLDPAEEFGGTGIGTRLMAAFATQLDGEAATHETEHSFTYRLGFPAVAGAVPPAAPMPEQEQDAAEPAA, from the coding sequence ATGATCAATGTCCCGCGGCTGCAGGCCGGCAGCCTGCTGGTACGCCTGGCCGCGCTGATGACATTTGCGCTGTTGCCGCTGGGCCTGATCGCTCTGTACCAGACCAACGCCGTGGTGGCAGAAGCCAACCGGCTGTCCCATGCGTCCTTGCTGGCACACACACAGCAGGCCGCCGCCAAGGAGCGTGAACTTTTGCAACGGGCCGGCGGCGCCACAGAAGGGCTGGCCGCAGCCATCCTGCCAGTGTTCGGCAGTGGCGACCGCTGTGCAAACCTGATGAAGGCGTTCATCCAGGGCCAGAACCCGTTCACTTTTGCCGCCTTCATCACGCCCGGCGGCTCGATGGAATGCACCTCGGACGGCAGCATCGGGGATGTCTCCGAGACATGGCTGTTTCTCAAGGCCCGGAAGGCTGCTCGCCTCTCGTTTGCGGCGGGCCAGGATATACTGGGCGGAGGCGGCCCCCAGCTGGTGGCGACCAGCCCGGTGCAGCGCGACGGTATCCTGCTGGGCTACGTCTCCATCGCGGTTCCGCACCAGCTGACCAAATCACTGTCCGGTACCAAATGGGCCGAGCAGGGTATCCGTTTTGTCACCCTGGACGCGCAAGGGGAGATCCTGTCCGCAAGCGTTCCAGAGCAGCAAGCCGCACAGTCACTGCCGGTTTCGGTACCGCGCCGGGAACTGCTGCAGCGCAGCGGCGACACATTTTTTGAAGACGCGCGCTCCGGCCAGGAACGTTTTTTCGCGGTGAGTGAAATTCTTCCCGGGCAAGTTTCCGTAGTCGGCAGCTGGCCGGTGGAAAATGCCATGACCGTAAGCGCCAGCCCAACCTCCTGGATGACGCTCGCTTTCCCGGTCCTGATGTGGCTTGCCGGGATTTCCGTTGCTGTTCTCGGCCTGCAGCAAATGGTGATCCGCCATCTCAGCGCGTTGCGCAGGGCAATGCGCCGTTATGCGCTGGGAGAGCGGGATGACCCAAGCCTGAAACTCAGCAGCCCTCCGCGCGAGTTCGAGGAAGCCCGGCTGTCTTTTAACCGCATGGTGGCAATCCTCAGCGAAGCAGAGCGGCGGCGTGAACTTGACCTTGAGGAAAAGACCATGCTGCTGCGCGAGGTGCATCACCGGGTGAAAAACAACCTGCAACTGGTGGCCTCTATCATGAATATGCAGGGCCGGAACGCGCAGACCCCCGAAGCACGGCGGATGCTGGCACAGCTGCAGCGGCGGGTGCGCGGCCTGGCGACGATCCATCGCAGCCTGAACACCAACCCCGACGTTTCCACCGTGGACAGCCGGGAGCTGATCAATGAGCTGATCGCGGAGATCGGCACGATGAATGCAGGAACCGGACAGGATGTTGCGATCGAAACGAACCTTGCACAGATGCCGCTCAGCCAGGATCAGGGGGTAACCTTGTCGATGCTTGTCTCAGAGGCGATGACCAATGCGGTCAAATACATCGGTGTGCCCGACGGGGGACGGCCGGAAATCAGCGTCAGTTTGCGCGAAACAGCCAAAAATTGGCTGGAGCTGGAATTGACCAACACCAAAGGGCAGCCTCTGCTGGATCCGGCGGAGGAATTCGGCGGAACTGGCATCGGAACACGGCTGATGGCTGCGTTTGCGACTCAGCTTGACGGCGAAGCCGCCACGCATGAAACAGAGCACAGTTTTACTTACCGGCTGGGCTTTCCCGCCGTAGCAGGGGCCGTACCACCGGCAGCGCCGATGCCGGAACAGGAGCAAGATGCAGCAGAACCCGCCGCCTGA
- a CDS encoding PLD nuclease N-terminal domain-containing protein, which yields MEYGLIGLLVLAADIYAIIQILSSGASTAAKILWTLVILILPVVGFIIWLIAGPKSSAAKI from the coding sequence ATGGAATATGGACTTATTGGCCTGCTGGTGCTGGCCGCCGACATTTATGCGATCATTCAGATCCTGTCTTCTGGCGCCTCCACCGCGGCCAAGATCCTTTGGACGCTGGTAATCCTCATCCTGCCCGTTGTGGGATTTATCATCTGGCTGATTGCAGGTCCAAAGTCCTCTGCCGCGAAAATCTGA
- a CDS encoding phospholipase D-like domain-containing protein — MQQNPPPELRRGDFQVLITAEQAWPAFERAVLNARSEITASFRLFDFANRLLSPEALETGETWADLIADALQRGVRVRLVVSDFDPVMAAPLHAAAQDTLKQAQEIAAGLAPDQAARLSVSAVLHPARAGLLPRLAFSPFVMRKLRKLPQRLRPAAASRQGVPQLYPVSQHQKVAVIDREVLYIGGLDLNRRRYDTQEHDQPAHETWADVQLMLRGPEAEEAASHLERFQDEIALRKQPPDGKHIRRTLSAPRRAGFWALSPRTVLKEIEEDHLEAFKQARQLIYLETQYLRSSVIARGLADAARRNPDLSLILILPALPEEVAFDESRGLDARYGMALQAEALQEISAAFGARACIASPVQRRMAAREAPSVLAGSPMIYLHSKVLLTDQDFAMVGSANLNGRSMRWDTEAALRITQQDRIRTLWHALTRHWWQEELPAEALDPARAAAWWQNEIRRNKLRRPEARRGLLVPHDPDRMSELRQPLPGATEDIV; from the coding sequence ATGCAGCAGAACCCGCCGCCTGAACTCCGCCGCGGGGATTTTCAAGTTCTGATCACCGCAGAACAGGCCTGGCCCGCTTTTGAGCGCGCAGTCCTGAATGCCCGGAGCGAAATCACCGCCAGCTTCCGCCTGTTCGATTTCGCCAACCGCCTGCTGAGCCCCGAAGCGCTGGAAACCGGGGAAACCTGGGCCGATCTGATTGCTGACGCTTTACAGCGCGGGGTCCGGGTCCGGCTGGTTGTAAGCGACTTTGATCCTGTCATGGCCGCGCCGCTGCATGCCGCCGCACAAGACACGTTAAAACAGGCGCAAGAGATCGCGGCCGGGCTTGCACCGGATCAGGCTGCGCGGCTATCGGTCTCGGCCGTTCTGCATCCGGCGCGGGCGGGGCTGTTGCCGCGGCTTGCCTTTTCTCCGTTTGTTATGCGCAAACTGCGCAAGCTGCCGCAGCGGTTGCGGCCTGCAGCGGCCAGCCGTCAGGGGGTGCCGCAGCTTTACCCGGTTTCGCAGCACCAGAAAGTCGCGGTGATCGACCGTGAGGTTCTGTATATCGGCGGGCTGGATCTGAACCGGCGCCGTTATGACACGCAGGAGCATGACCAGCCGGCGCATGAAACATGGGCCGATGTGCAGCTGATGCTGCGCGGCCCCGAAGCCGAAGAGGCTGCAAGCCATCTGGAGCGCTTTCAGGACGAAATCGCCCTGCGCAAGCAACCGCCCGATGGCAAGCATATCCGCCGCACGCTGTCTGCACCGCGTCGCGCTGGTTTCTGGGCCTTGTCACCAAGGACGGTCCTGAAGGAGATTGAGGAGGACCACCTGGAGGCCTTCAAACAGGCCCGGCAGCTGATCTATCTGGAAACCCAATACCTGCGTTCCAGCGTTATTGCGCGCGGGCTGGCCGATGCCGCACGCCGCAACCCGGACCTGTCGCTGATCCTGATCCTTCCCGCGCTGCCCGAGGAAGTCGCCTTTGATGAAAGCCGCGGATTGGACGCGCGCTATGGCATGGCGCTGCAGGCCGAAGCACTGCAGGAGATTAGCGCCGCCTTCGGTGCGCGCGCCTGCATTGCCAGCCCGGTGCAGCGGCGCATGGCAGCCCGCGAAGCGCCTTCGGTGCTGGCGGGATCTCCGATGATCTACCTGCACAGCAAGGTTCTGCTCACTGACCAGGATTTCGCCATGGTGGGTTCAGCCAATCTGAACGGGCGCTCAATGCGATGGGATACTGAGGCAGCGCTGCGGATCACGCAGCAAGACAGGATCAGGACGCTGTGGCATGCGCTGACGCGGCACTGGTGGCAAGAAGAATTGCCGGCTGAAGCACTGGATCCGGCCCGTGCAGCCGCTTGGTGGCAGAACGAAATCCGCCGCAACAAACTGCGCCGCCCCGAGGCGCGCCGCGGACTTTTGGTTCCGCATGACCCCGATAGGATGTCGGAACTGCGGCAACCCTTGCCGGGGGCGACTGAAGACATCGTCTGA